The following DNA comes from Rosa rugosa chromosome 5, drRosRugo1.1, whole genome shotgun sequence.
agagaagaaacgGATCACAAGATCAGAAACGAAATCCCTGGGATGAAAGTCATTAAAAAACAAACCTGGATACCATGGTTTAGGGCACCACCAAAAAGGATCAAAATGGAATCAGAGACACCAGTAGAATCGCGTATGAAAACTGTGTTGACCTTTACTTTTTCACCAAAGACCAGCCAAGGGTAGGGAATTGTTTGGTAACGTGCATTTACAGAATTCTGAAATTGAGACCATACAATTAATTACTTGGAAACTTAAAGGTGTTAGAAAGAGACACAGTATACACAGAACATAAAAATTAGTAGAAAATCTTTTCACATAACAATCGCCTTTTATCTACgagaatgaaattcacactccccaaTTTGTAATCCAtactcttttccttttttggttgaaattcttATAAATGACAAAAAAGTTACTAAAGACaaatttaagttactaaaaaagaaaacatggagtgtggattgtcAAAagaggagtgtgaatttcactcccatTCTATTgaaatttgtttttgttaattttaaAGCGATGTCTAACTGCTCAATAAACAAACTTGGAAAAATAGCAATATCTTGGGTAAAGATTTGTGTAGGTGATAACTAGAAATCTTGGGTAAGAATTTTCATTTAGAACTCTCCTTTGAATTCAATTAACGTGAATGATATGAGGATAACCAGAAACAAATTAGAGATTATTATTTGCAATGATTGCCTATATGTATTTATACCAGCTGGGCAAGATTCCAATGTAACAGACTATATACAGTTTGAATGAGTTCCAATTTATCTGTAGATTATCAAAAACCAGCTTTGAGCAACTTACAGCATATAGTAAAACCTGGCCATCATCCATAGTTTTGAAAGACATGGATGTCTCTCGGTGCTGCAGATAAGGTGAGATAAATAGTCAAAGAACTGAGAACTAAGAGATTACTCAATGAAAGTAAATTTTCAAGTAGAGAAATCACACCACTACAGATGCTATGCCAGGGAATAGTCCGGAACATATGATTGCGCGGACCAATGACTGATTGTGACTTAGCTTGTTGTTAATGCTTGCATCTGCATCCACCAAGCCAGCGTCTCTTAAGATGTAGCTAAACTGCTTCCGAAGAGAATGAATAGCTTGAAGTGTCTGGGCAGAGAGAAAATTTCTCCAGCAGTATTCATACGCTGATCCTTCTCTTTCTGCATCTTTCCATCCTTCATATGCACGAACAAGAGCCATATGATCACTATAATCTTTTGCAGAGAATCTAGATTTTGCTGTCCCCGCTAACTGAATTGTACAGAGATGCCGAGTTATGAAGACTATAGCTCACTTAGATAAACACTTCTACACATGCCAAGGAAGAAACTTTAAATGCACAAACAGATTATCATATGGAATTCTGCACTCACATCTTTTTTGTCTTGAGGCAAAAGGAATGGATCCCGGACACTTAGCCCAGACACTATTGTAAGAACAGGATCAAAGCAATGAAATACAGCACCCATAATCAGCATTTTCCCTAGTTTGGGATCTACTGGAAGCATTGACAAATATTTTCCTGATAAAGAAACAAAACGAaataagagaaataaaaaatcTGAGTCATTAGAAGATGATAATAGAATTTAGTTACACATTACGTAATACAACTTCATTCAGGACACAGACTAACCGAGATTTGTCAAATTTTCATTCTCATCCAATGCCCCAATCAACTTAAGAAAGCCAACAGCATTTTGAACCTGTCATAAATAGAATTGTCAATttgtgtgattaaaaaaaaatatacaatgAAATACTATATACACAACtaggaaaatggaaatgaacAGGCCTGTATGAGCTGTAAAAGTAAAACTGCCAAGTTATATATTTCTTTGACTCAATGGAAAATTGGGTCACATAAAACAGTTtgcaaaaagaataaaattgaTTGCATTTGGGACCAGAAGAGTTCAGAGACAAGTAGGAGGTCTgcctaatattttttttgttttttgtttttgttttttcccttCTATTAACAATTGAAACAACTATATACCGGAGGTGGACTCAGTCGACATTCACACAAAGAACCTACAAAAGCTCAGGGAGACTAATATACAGATTTGAAAGAATATACCCAAAGACAAGGGAAGGTAAGCCTCACTTCGCTACTGCAAGCCAATTTAGCATAATAAATGAAAAATAGTCGCTGAAGTCAGATATAATCCATTCAGACCAAATTACACTACATCCCAAATCTCGTCACCTCCCACCCCACTATACCCTAAAAGATTCTTCTGATATGATGCATCCACATAACCCAGAAAACTCACATCAATAAACACGATTCATTCTCTCACCCCATCTTCATATAAAATGCACTGATGAAAAGGCAAACAAATTTGATACAGGAGTTGTTGACCCTTAATTGTACCAATCTGCAACAACAAACCGCCCCACTGCTatctagctatatatatatatatatatatataaacaaacaaAGGATCTCCCCATAAAAAACTCCCTTAAACTACTAAAAACCAACGGGAGTACTACTAAGGCAAATAGTTGAATCCCCTTTTTTCACCTGTATGtctataacacacacacacaatgttCACCTACATATGTACATATATTGCGCAACACTGTCAAAATTCTGTCATAAGAAAAGACATTACTATTTTGAAAATAAACTTAAATTGCACTATTTCATTAGTTTAGTGTACAATCAAGATTATTTGAACTAAAAGAAATTCATCATGGAATTACTCCTCTTCCTCAAGATTTTCCTTTAACAACCACTCATCCCCAGTCTTGACCCTCAAGTTTTTGATCATATACATGTTTTTGTCTCAAGTTGATTTGTCAATCGATAAGAAACCCAAACCGAAAGAGGCCTAGCACTCAGGTAGCTGTAACAGACGTAGGTTAAGTAATAATTGCCTCCAGGTTAGGCTGCCGGAAAACCAAAGTAATAATAATTATTGGTCAAGTTCAgatctaaattttttatttaaagattATCTTTGTCCTTTGCATTTGTCAGTAGGTGAGTGAGGGAGCGTGCGTGCCCTTATTAGTAAATTTGGTAAGTGACCTTACTAATGTTTCAAGAATCCTACCATACATCCTTTTACATGCATAATAGAATATGTCAGAACAGCATAAATGAAATACATGAGAAATAAACAACAGAATATTACAAAAATGTCGAATTCAGGCAGAATTCATCTTATGTATGACTAACGGTCCAGTTACTTTCGAGTCTGTCAGTTCATTATGCTACTACTGTACCAGGATTCTCCCATCAGGCAAAAGGGACCACATTGTGGGTTTCCAAGAATTAATATCACAACGCAACAGAGTGACAGAAATCTGGGATATGCATAATATTGAATATCTATTCTGAGTTCTTCTCTCAAATTCAACTTTTGTAACTCATTACACCAACAATACGCTAATCATTCAAGACATTAATATGGGCATTGAATAGAAATTTCAAACAATACGATCAAGAAACAGTACTTACAGCAAGGGGTTCAGGTGGTTGCAGGGCAGCTGACAAGAATTCTCCTATACTACCAACCTGCAAACTTTTGATTTGCAAGCAGAGAGAATTCAAAGGAGTCCTTAGAAGTTCAGGAAGTTGGTATTCTGCAAACGCATGATACACACATTTGGGGTAAAGGTGGTAACATTCGCCTGGCTGCACCCGGCCAGCCCTTCCCCTTCTCTGCAACCAAGTACAGTACAGCAGGACATAAGTAATTCTTTTTCATATTCGCTAGATAAGGCCTAGCAATTAATTATAAACAAAGGTGAAATAGAAGAAGCATAAGGGATGTCAGTAACATTCTTAAAGCAGTACAAAAAATACTAATGCTGGTTAGTCAAAATCACTCAACGCCTATCAAAATACATGGGCATGAATGAAATTGTGGACAAGCAAATAGTACCAACTACACATAAGAAATCACATCCATTCACACACAAGGTACAAAACAAAGATCACATTCAGTTTGAAGTTATGTGGTTATGCGATGACTTTTCCGGCAAACTccaaatggaaaaaaaaaaaaaaatatatatatatatatatatatacatacggagccgttcgagagcggacgtccgcaacctagaaaaagtgcggacgtcgctcctccggcctcgatcgagcgTCGACGGCGCAGCGCGGCTTGCCGAATGGACGCCGGGGGTCTGCGAAGCCGGTCTGcggtcgggtggagtcgccggcgaccgTTCTGCAgcgctgcacagaacctgcagttgcaggtgaggtggctgcccagaaaccggcaaccctgacctcctccgacctcgatcgctgcccagaagaggtctgggacgcctccggcctccctccggccagTCCCGCACCGCCGTCGCCGCATGGAACCGcctgctgcgtcgacgtccgcactttagcgaaagtgcggacgtccgcctgTGATCgggcatgtgtgtgtgtgtgtgtgtgtgtgtgtgtgtatatatatatgaggaagAGACAAAAGAATCAGTGGATTATGATGCAAAAGAATTTAGTGCTATAAATATACAGAAAACTAGTGGTAAAGTGGCCTAAGGTACAAAGACTTACTTGCCGAGCAGATGCTTGGGATATCCAAGAAGGTAGTAGACAAGGTGTATTATTCAAAGCATCATATGTGGTCTCTTTTGCTTTTCCACAATCCACCACAAAAACTACATCATTGATTGTAATGCTTGCTTCTGCCATATTAGTAGCAAGAACAATTTTACGTACATTAGGAGGCGGTCTCACGAAAATGAGGTTCTGCAGGGAAAAGAAAGCTGATGAGCAgtgatctttttcttttcttaatagGAAATAGCATATCATTAATACAAGGATAAACTACATATGGGCATCTCCAACCCTTATTCCATGTCATATATGTGACTTTTTAACTTTTGGTCATCTCTAACGTTAAAAAGGGGAGTCAAAAGCCATAAGAAATGGGCCGTAGGGAAGACTCTACCCTTGGAGCCAGGGCCTGCACATTGTGCATCTGCAGCTTATAGCGCAGAAGCAATCACTGCCATCATACAATAAAATTCTAAAATAATAAACTGGAGATTACTTTCTCGCCCAATGCCTGGGCAGTTAAACTGTTAAAGTGCTCCTTGGTGAATAGGATCCAAGTAGATAACAACTCAAAAATAAATGGCACCAACCAAATGGTGGAACAAATTTTTTCCATATTGAAGGATGAAACATAAATGGCTCCAGAAGGCATAGCAGCCAGGTGGTGTGCGTTGATTTGTGCATTAAATATGGGTGGCACAGAGAAACTGATGAACTGGGCCTCACTTGGTGCTGAGTTTGTGTGTTGTAGCGGCACTCCAATAGTCATAAAATCTATTGTCAGGATTAAAGAAGTTGGAAATGACCAGCCTTGATTAAATTTAATCTAAtgtcaaaaaaaagaaacatataacTAAGATTTACTGCCGCAGTTAATCCTCAATACCAACCAGACATTTGATATTTAACTTGCATATATTTATTCAAAaatatatagaaaaaaaaataccaaaaaaaatatatatctgaTGAATAATCTATATTGGATTATTTAAAACCTAGTTGTTTATAGATTATTAAATGATATTAGTATTTAGAATAACTTAGTGAAAAAAATCTGAAATAGCACCTCATTGTTGGAGAAGAAAATCCTATAATTTGTGAAGAGCTGTAGGGGCTAAAAACTGGTTTAGCGCCCCCTAAATGACACTGATTGGAGATGCCCTAACAGAGTGGACAAATCCACAAGGAAACACAAACCACGTGAGAAACAGCCAAGAAAAAACAAGTGCTGAGCACTATCACTTGTGATTATTAAACAAATTATAAACAAATTGTTAATCATGTTGAAGTTTATGCTGCAGGTCAATCAATAAAGTGAGTAAACTCCTTGTTTTGCTAAGAAGGAAAAGGTGGCACATTTTTATGGAAACCATAAggttgagtgggagagagaatttttttttttttttttttgttgtggttgttttatttctttttgcaATAACAAAACTTCAGTGCTAACAAAAACGAGAGAATACACAGCAGTGGACAAGAACTCATAATAAAGATACCTCAGGGATCATCAAAGCTTCACACAACAAACAAATTTGAGAAAAACAAGCAAACCACCTAATACAAAACCTTAATTCCTATACATTAGTGAGGTGATCCTGCCAAAATGGAGTCCCTGAATCAGAAGTGACTGATGCCCAAAGGAAACTCAGAAATCAGAATTCTGagttccttttccttttctttttttttttttttttggtatttaaCCATAACCACTTGTCCACTTCTAACATCACAAGCTAATCCTAGGTACAAATTGTACTCTTTTACACCATGTAACAGCCAAACATGTGCAGCTAAAGCACTTCTTTTAGATAACTTTTTCCATTTTCAAGCATGTTGATAGCCTTGAACACATTTACACCATGATATCCTGAAGCTTCATGAGATGCTGATGTAAAGGCAGACATTGAAATAAACTAACCTGTTCAGACGTGGTCATTGACCCATGGCATGTTATAAGCAAAACCCTGTTAGGATCACCTAAAAGAGGATGGGCTTTAAGTTGATCCCTCAAACAGCTGATATCCTCCCACCCAGTCATGAATACTAAGACAGCACCTGGCCGTTCCTTCCGACATATATGACATAAAACTGCTTCAATAAGATTAAATCCTATGCAATCAGCCGTCCAACATGATAATGAATCACGTGCTCTGGGGCTATAATTCTCAAAACTTGATTTACTAAGAGCATCCTGTGTAAAAGTCATAAAATAGGTGAGACCAAACTAACTTCATGCATAGTATCAAAATTACATATGCAGCCTTTTGTTTTCCCACAATTCATAATATGTTGCAGAACataacaacaaaaagaaaaatattggaatTTTGAGTTTGTTCTGTTTACCTTAACAATATATGGGACAATCTGAAAGAGTAAATAATACAATATATTGTAAATGACAAATAAGGTACTGTATGCAACTTTTTTCCGGCatccacattttttttttttttttttttgaataaagggctggtgcggctgccctcaagccttgattaatgaaactgctgaatacaaggggaggacattgagcctaaacccctgattacaataagcatctagagtataccccaaaataatatcaggaatctctacaaaaaccatgtattctaacaagcaccaactagtaaagagtgctctactggctactctatttgctttgacatagcggtgacataacagaaagataactcgatatgtaacctgattacaacatagcataattaccaattgCACTGCTTTCCTACTATCTTGCCGCCGGAGGATAAATCCGAATacacttagcttcaccctaCCGCTAGGCGGCATCCACATTTCTTAGTAAGCTAAGTACTACAAACATTGCTGTATCTGAAACTAtgtttaaaacaaaaaacatactTCAATAATATATACTACTGTTAATTCCAACAATATGAAATCCTCCAACGCGTTCCCACACTAACCCCGAAGATTCATTGGGTTCAGTGTGCCAGTGCATTAGATATGATAGTCATATTTCTTTTTGTAGGAAACATATAAGAATaccaaataataataaaataccAGGGAAAAAAGGCACAAAATGCAAAGATTAATTCAGAAAGAACGCATTCTATGCTAGAGTTCATCTGCCAAACCCCAGTATAATCCTAATATATTCTGCTCCATTCAAATGACCATAAAACTGCGTACAGCAAGCAACCACCCTATGGTTTTAGCTTTCTTTCCCCAAAACCTGGAAACCAACGGCTCAGAACAAATAAAAGGCCTTCTCTTTTGAACATGACCACCAGTGTTGACCCTCCAAAGAGCCACCAACCAAGCCAAAATTATTTAGTTTTTGGAGGGAAAGCAGAAGGTAGAAATGGAGAACGTTaggtttcatgttcttaaacgcAACAGATGAAAATGAACATCCACAAACACATTTAAACCCAAACAAGAAGTTAATCAATTCTTTGACTTTATGCAAAATATGCCCAGCTCAAAGCTAAGCAATTGATTCAATCCCAAAGTATAATCAACTCCTCGCAACCAAAGAAACTCTAATTCCTTCGCAACCATACGCTCGACATAAAAGCCAACACCCTGGATGTACAAAGTGTAACCTCCTTGTTTTCCCCACCAACAAAATATTTTGCGAGAAAGAGTAGCAATTTTGAGAATAAACCCAGACCACAACAAACGCCTCCAATAATTGAGACCATCCTTAACAATGTAaaatatatgatccacattccACCCCCATTTTATGCAAAATACACCAACAGAGGTGATAAGCATGCAAGGTCCTCAGTTTTGACGTATCAGTAGATTTCCACGAATCACCGATCAAATGAGTAGCAGCACTTCAGTCTCAAATCAACTTTAAGGCCCTATTTTCCAAGTAATGACCAATTTCTTTTTAACAATTTTCAAGAGCTAACCTAACTTTCTCCTTCAGTTTCTGCACAAGATGGCAACTGATTCGATAATCCTTCTTCACCACTCGTAAAGAAATCTCTTACCAATTTTTTATATAACCGTAGCTACCCTAATTGGGATTCTGAAGAAGAGACAAAGTAAGAATGCTACTGAAAACTGACAGAATGAGGAACCTCCACCCCGTGGAAAGACAATCTTTCCTCTGCCCATTTGACCTTTTCACCTTTTTTCTATTATCAGATTCCCAAAAAGATACTGTTGAAGACAATGCAGAATGGAGTTTCAAAATTAGCGAGAAAAGAGAATGAACAtataaggaaaagaaaagcaaaaagaaaaaagtagcaAGAAAGTTAACCCATCACTAAATGATCATTGAAATTCCACAAGATCTTCCAATGGCGCTAATGCAAATCAACCTAACTCATGATACTGTTCCAAAATAGCATCATACCTCAACTAGAGCAGTGATCTGGTTTTTCCTTTTCCGAGGCGCTAACTGCTTCTGCGTTTTCCACAGTTTGTCTTGGCCAtagtcatcaatttggttgaaagaAGTCAGCTTATACCCAGTCATTTCCAGTACATCTTCCAAAAAGTGTGCTCTCACTGGATATGTGAAACCCTGAATAGCATACAAATAAATTTTTAGAAGAGTGAAAAGCTTCCACAACAAAATCTTTACATTACTTGATAGAATAGTAAAAGGAATATAATGATAATGAATGGTACAACATAGAACccaaattattttccaaaatgaaattaaaaaacatctatcagtaaatttttttttttttttttgagaagaaacaaCTTTTTATTGAAAAAGCAAAAATCGAGTTACAGGGAGACAGACAAGGAGTCCGCTTTAAAAATCTAAAGAGGGCAGCTAGGGCTATAGGCCTAGCATCTCGTCTAATAATACTAATCAATGCTTAGGGGCTTATACCACAGCTGCTTGCCAGTTAAGAATAATGGAAGAAAGATTATAATCCTTGAATTCCGGGACTTCCATAGAAACCCATAAGGATGCCCAGAACCTGACTCTCTCCCACAGGTCTTCCCTCTCCACCCCTCCATAGTTTTCAaataatcttttatttctttccatCCAGACCACCCAAACTATAGCTAGCACCCCACAACCCCGAAGGGTTCTGGCCTTTTTCCCTTTACCAAAAGCTATAGGGTTTTCTCTTAGCAAGTCACTTCTCTCTAATGGAGTTTTCCAGTCCACTCCTGCCTCCCTATATAATTTTTTCCGTAAGAAATTAGCCACTTCACAATGCACGAAGACATGATCAGCACTTTCCCCTTGAGCTTTGCATAAAATGCACCAGTGAGGGGAAAAACAACTTCCTGGTCTTCTCATTTGAAGAACATCTATCGGTAAATTACTTTCACGTCAACTCTGAGGTTGCCTCAGTTATTGAAACGCATCACACTTGTCATACTTACTGATAAATAGTTATCACtctactgttttttttttttttttttttgtagggaGGAATTCACTATTTCAATTTACTTGCAGCATAACCAACCAAATTTCTTGGACTTTTCTTATGCAGTTTATAACACATTTTCTAATGAACTATGACTTCCACAGCATAACATTTACAATCAGTTAAAATAACACTGCATAGATTAAAACTACTCTTTATCTCTACATCTAGCTCTCTAATATTGATATCCCCATTTCTAATCCGAAGTAAGGAAAATAATTAAAGTGATACAAATTCATATGGCTGATACAATCTCCAGACACTAGATACCCCTGAAAAAAACTCAGATTTAACTAACCGGAATGTGAATTGTTGGTGCTCCtccaaaaaaatttgaaaatagCTCCGCATTCAGAGTGGCACTCATCAAAACCAATCTTAGATCCCGACGGCGTGGAAGCAGATCTTTCAATACAATCAACAAGAAGTCTGCAACAAAAAGTTGTGGAAAGTGAAAAGTAAAATTAGGATGCGGTTTTTCTGCAGAATTAAACATTTAAATAGACATGTAAAGAAGTGCACCTTCATTCATGCCTCGTTCATGAATTTCATCAACAAAAACATGTGTTACACCACTCAAGTTCCGATCACTCAACAGACGGCGAAGTAGAATACCACTGGTACAGAAAAGGAGATGCGTATTTTTTCCTTTCATTCCCTCTAATCGAACTTTATAGCCCACCTACCAAAAAATATCTGTTGTGGTATAGCAGAAGAATAAAGAAGTTTTCAATTTGAAAAGtctgcatcttttttttttttaataacgtAAACAGAATCATAGTGCTTGTGTGTGCTTGCATCTATGTATAGGGTGACAAGGCTCACTGTTTCACCAAGAGGCTCTCCCCTCTCTGCAGACACTCTTTCAGCAACAGCCATAGCAGATATTCTTCGAGGTTGTGTACAGATAATGCTACAGAATGCTCCACGGCCAGATTCTATCGCTGACTCTAGTATATATTGAGGAAGCTGAGTGGTCTTACCACATCCAGTCTCCCCAGATATCACTACTACCTATCAACATAAAAAATTTGTGGGAATGATAGTGGAGATATACAACAAATAACATGGTACAGAAGAAACAAGAATAAAAGTAAGGAAATGGACTCTCTTTGGGACAGTAGATATTTGCAGTCTGTGGGCTTCATTGTCTATGCACTTTAGGGAAATTCCACTTGAATTGGATTTATCCGGATAAGGTTGGTTATGATTTCATTGCAATGTTTCTGAAATTCATGTTTTAATGTCAAATATACATCCAGAATATCTTGTGTAATTATAAAAGAACACAATCATGATCTTCTATGATACCTTTATGACTGTTTTTCAATGTGATTTCTCTATTTAAAAAATCTTTACATATACAATAATataataaaatacaaaaatttGCTAATGTTAGTGCTGTAACTCCTTCTATGTACACTCATGGGGTGAATTTGCATTTATTTTTAGACACTGATGCCTGAATGTAGTATACATTTCATAGATATGAGCCAAAATATCATATAAAGTTGCTGCTAAATTTTCAAGCCAAGAAAAAATTTGCTAGTAAATAACAAGAGCTAAGTAATAATTTTAATTCATTTATGAGCAGTACCAACACCAAGTCTGTGCCTTAAACTAAGccaaaagataaaaaataaaggaaTGCACAAACACATGGTTAGATGATAATGAAGCTACAGGTCTGATGTTAAACCTGATTTTGTGCTATTGCTTGCAGCAACCTCTGATTCTCTTTGAAAGATGGTAGTGATTTCCGGAACTCTAGTATCTTTTTACCTTCAGGTGATTCCTTTTAACAAAACAACATAGTTGTAAAGAGAGCAGAAACATTAGCATAGTATTGGTTTTACTTTCTATTTTATCACAGATAATCAAATGCATCTTAGGCAGTACAGAAATACAGAGCTAGCTGGAGCTGCTTAGCCTGAACTTATTAAAAATTTCAAGTAACGACACTAGTTATATTACTATGTTGTTGTACAAATTGTCTAGAGGGTTATCAGGCAACTCCATCTATGCCAATTCTAGGCAGCAAGGGTAGCTTATGGAGCAGGAGGCGTCAGTAACGTGGCTTATAGAAGAGGTGATCATGCACTCATGCTTATAGAAACAGTAGGCATTCCCCtgtattatttttattctttttaattCCATTTTTTGAGTTAAAAACCAAAGATAAAAAATGATGATACAAACAGAACAAAAGATTGCAGCTATGTTTTAGGATGTGTTGCGCATGAAATGTGCATTAAATAATATAGGGCAAAGACAAAAGCAAGGCAAACACACCTGCCAAGCTCTTTGCATATTACGCATGCGCAAACTCCTACGCTGAAGAACCTTCTCCATTACAGACCCATCAAGAAAAGAATCTGCATTCGCATCAGGCTTTTCATTTTCAACCTGATCGAAGTGCTCACTGTCACCACCTGAATTGGCTGATACGTTGCGGGAACTTAGCAGGACACGATCAAGGTGTTCTTGCAGTAAACCCTCCACCCTCCTTTGCAAGCCAAGAGGGATAACCACCTGGACAAAAACAAGTTCGTCATAAAGCAGTTGGAAATGAATTGCGGAAGAagacaataaataaataaatacctCTCTTTGTGGGCGCTTATCATCCAAATCGGGGCGGTAGTTTGGAAGAGGAACCTTGCTGGCAACCACC
Coding sequences within:
- the LOC133708545 gene encoding DExH-box ATP-dependent RNA helicase DExH3 isoform X1, with protein sequence MRAAASLLVKSVASSNNTCFRSRRLKFCLVVLQPHSSSSSSSSPISISKRGFSGYAAEQFSDDEYECDFESQKASSSVANIDEWKWKLSLLLRSDKDQEIVSRDKRDRRDYEQISNLAKRMGLYTEIYGKVVVASKVPLPNYRPDLDDKRPQREVVIPLGLQRRVEGLLQEHLDRVLLSSRNVSANSGGDSEHFDQVENEKPDANADSFLDGSVMEKVLQRRSLRMRNMQRAWQESPEGKKILEFRKSLPSFKENQRLLQAIAQNQVVVISGETGCGKTTQLPQYILESAIESGRGAFCSIICTQPRRISAMAVAERVSAERGEPLGETVGYKVRLEGMKGKNTHLLFCTSGILLRRLLSDRNLSGVTHVFVDEIHERGMNEDFLLIVLKDLLPRRRDLRLVLMSATLNAELFSNFFGGAPTIHIPGFTYPVRAHFLEDVLEMTGYKLTSFNQIDDYGQDKLWKTQKQLAPRKRKNQITALVEDALSKSSFENYSPRARDSLSCWTADCIGFNLIEAVLCHICRKERPGAVLVFMTGWEDISCLRDQLKAHPLLGDPNRVLLITCHGSMTTSEQNLIFVRPPPNVRKIVLATNMAEASITINDVVFVVDCGKAKETTYDALNNTPCLLPSWISQASARQRRGRAGRVQPGECYHLYPKCVYHAFAEYQLPELLRTPLNSLCLQIKSLQVGSIGEFLSAALQPPEPLAVQNAVGFLKLIGALDENENLTNLGKYLSMLPVDPKLGKMLIMGAVFHCFDPVLTIVSGLSVRDPFLLPQDKKDLAGTAKSRFSAKDYSDHMALVRAYEGWKDAEREGSAYEYCWRNFLSAQTLQAIHSLRKQFSYILRDAGLVDADASINNKLSHNQSLVRAIICSGLFPGIASVVHRETSMSFKTMDDGQVLLYANSVNARYQTIPYPWLVFGEKVKVNTVFIRDSTGVSDSILILFGGALNHGIQAGHLKMLDGYIDFFMDPSLMDCYLKLKEELNELIQKKLQDPSLDIHKEGKYLILAVQELVSGDQSEGRFVFGRENRKPKESGDNSRFTRDGTNPKSLLQTLLMRAGHSPPKYKTKHLKTNEFRALVEFKGMQFVGKPKKNKQLAERDAAIEALAWLTHTSDNSRDEDDNSPPDVTNNMLKLLGKRRRSKRHSG
- the LOC133708545 gene encoding DExH-box ATP-dependent RNA helicase DExH3 isoform X2, which produces MRAAASLLVKSVASSNNTCFRSRRLKFCLVVLQPHSSSSSSSSPISISKRGFSGYAAEQFSDDEYECDFESQKASSSVANIDEWKWKLSLLLRSDKDQEIVSRDKRDRRDYEQISNLAKRMGLYTEIYGKVVVASKVPLPNYRPDLDDKRPQREVVIPLGLQRRVEGLLQEHLDRVLLSSRNVSANSGGDSEHFDQVENEKPDANADSFLDGSVMEKVLQRRSLRMRNMQRAWQESPEGKKILEFRKSLPSFKENQRLLQAIAQNQVVVISGETGCGKTTQLPQYILESAIESGRGAFCSIICTQPRRISAMAVAERVSAERGEPLGETVGYKVRLEGMKGKNTHLLFCTSGILLRRLLSDRNLSGVTHVFVDEIHERGMNEDFLLIVLKDLLPRRRDLRLVLMSATLNAELFSNFFGGAPTIHIPGFTYPVRAHFLEDVLEMTGYKLTSFNQIDDYGQDKLWKTQKQLAPRKRKNQITALVENLIFVRPPPNVRKIVLATNMAEASITINDVVFVVDCGKAKETTYDALNNTPCLLPSWISQASARQRRGRAGRVQPGECYHLYPKCVYHAFAEYQLPELLRTPLNSLCLQIKSLQVGSIGEFLSAALQPPEPLAVQNAVGFLKLIGALDENENLTNLGKYLSMLPVDPKLGKMLIMGAVFHCFDPVLTIVSGLSVRDPFLLPQDKKDLAGTAKSRFSAKDYSDHMALVRAYEGWKDAEREGSAYEYCWRNFLSAQTLQAIHSLRKQFSYILRDAGLVDADASINNKLSHNQSLVRAIICSGLFPGIASVVHRETSMSFKTMDDGQVLLYANSVNARYQTIPYPWLVFGEKVKVNTVFIRDSTGVSDSILILFGGALNHGIQAGHLKMLDGYIDFFMDPSLMDCYLKLKEELNELIQKKLQDPSLDIHKEGKYLILAVQELVSGDQSEGRFVFGRENRKPKESGDNSRFTRDGTNPKSLLQTLLMRAGHSPPKYKTKHLKTNEFRALVEFKGMQFVGKPKKNKQLAERDAAIEALAWLTHTSDNSRDEDDNSPPDVTNNMLKLLGKRRRSKRHSG